The Erythrobacter aurantius genome includes a window with the following:
- the nadB gene encoding L-aspartate oxidase, which produces MGSESDMRGEARENFDVLVIGSGAAGLTAALELATRLKVLVLAKGSLTGGSTAWAQGGIAAVLDAGDTFENHVRDTMIAGAGLNDRAAVEFVIERAPRSIDRLCELGVPFNRESGDLHLTREGGHSHRRIVHVDDATGWAVQSALLKAAEANPNITMLGGRTCIDFITDRHREQYSGAGHVWGVYALNEETGRVERHIARATVLAAGGAGRVYQFSTAPRGATGDGIAMAWRAGARVSNMEMMQFHPTCLYNLEVKNFLITEAVRGEGGRLYHPETGHRFMADYDPERMELAPRDVVARAIDDQIKRFGLDYVHLDISHQPEDFVKGHFPTIYEKLLGLGIDMTKGPIPVVPAQHYTCGGVVVGLDARTDLPGLWAAGECTESGLHGANRLASNSLLECFVFGEAAADDILARWDALEAPPAILPWDESRVTDSDEEVVIKQNWTEIRRFMWNYVGIVRTTKRLERAKHRIELLKREVEDYYGAFRVTTDLIELRNLIEAADLIVKSALARHESRGLHYTMDYPEMADEARDTVLVP; this is translated from the coding sequence ATGGGAAGTGAGAGCGACATGCGCGGCGAAGCGCGCGAAAATTTCGACGTCCTCGTCATCGGTTCGGGGGCTGCCGGACTAACGGCGGCGCTCGAACTGGCGACCCGGCTCAAGGTGCTGGTGCTGGCCAAGGGTTCGCTCACCGGCGGTTCGACCGCCTGGGCGCAAGGCGGGATTGCCGCCGTGCTCGACGCGGGCGACACTTTCGAAAACCATGTGCGCGACACGATGATCGCGGGTGCGGGTCTGAATGACAGGGCCGCGGTCGAATTCGTGATTGAGCGCGCGCCCCGCTCGATTGACCGGCTGTGCGAACTGGGTGTGCCCTTCAACCGCGAAAGCGGTGATCTCCACCTCACCCGCGAAGGCGGGCATTCGCATCGCCGCATCGTCCATGTCGATGACGCGACCGGATGGGCGGTGCAGTCCGCGCTGCTGAAAGCGGCGGAGGCGAACCCCAATATCACCATGCTGGGCGGACGCACCTGCATCGACTTCATCACCGATCGCCACCGCGAACAATATTCGGGCGCGGGCCATGTCTGGGGCGTCTATGCCCTGAACGAGGAAACCGGGCGGGTCGAACGCCACATCGCCCGCGCCACCGTGCTGGCCGCCGGGGGTGCCGGGCGCGTCTATCAATTCTCCACCGCCCCGCGCGGCGCGACGGGCGATGGTATCGCGATGGCATGGCGGGCAGGCGCGCGTGTCTCCAATATGGAGATGATGCAGTTCCACCCCACCTGCCTCTACAATCTCGAGGTCAAGAACTTCCTGATCACCGAAGCCGTGCGCGGCGAGGGCGGACGGCTGTATCACCCGGAAACCGGCCACCGTTTCATGGCCGATTACGATCCGGAACGCATGGAGCTGGCCCCGCGCGACGTGGTGGCGCGCGCGATCGACGATCAGATCAAGCGGTTTGGCCTCGATTACGTCCATCTCGACATCAGCCACCAGCCCGAAGACTTCGTGAAGGGCCATTTCCCGACGATCTACGAAAAGCTGCTGGGCCTAGGCATCGACATGACCAAGGGGCCGATCCCGGTCGTCCCGGCGCAGCATTACACCTGCGGCGGGGTTGTCGTCGGGCTGGATGCACGCACCGATTTGCCCGGCCTGTGGGCGGCGGGCGAATGCACCGAAAGCGGGCTGCACGGCGCCAATCGCCTCGCGTCCAATTCCTTGCTCGAGTGTTTCGTGTTCGGCGAAGCGGCGGCGGACGATATCCTTGCCCGGTGGGATGCGCTGGAGGCTCCGCCCGCGATCCTGCCGTGGGACGAAAGCCGCGTGACCGATTCCGACGAAGAAGTCGTGATCAAGCAGAACTGGACCGAGATCCGCCGCTTCATGTGGAACTATGTCGGCATCGTGCGTACCACCAAGCGGCTTGAGCGGGCCAAGCACCGGATCGAATTGTTGAAGCGCGAGGTCGAGGATTATTACGGCGCGTTCCGCGTCACCACCGACCTGATCGAGCTGCGCAACCTGATCGAAGCCGCCGACCTGATCGTGAAAAGCGCGCTCGCCCGGCACGAAAGCCGGGGGCTGCATTACACGATGGATTATCCCGAGATGGCCGACGAGGCGAGAGATACGGTGCTGGTGCCGTGA
- a CDS encoding VIT1/CCC1 transporter family protein produces the protein MSRLHTETHAIERIGWLRAAVLGANDGIVSTASLMVGVAGASAGKPEVLLAGVAGLAAGALSMAAGEYVSVSSQSDTEAADLARERTELATQPEAELAELAGIYEARGLSPDLARQVAEELTAHDALAAHARDELAINDLTRARPLQAALASAATFAIGAGLPLLVGLLVPTAQLTLAVVISSLLALAVLGVLAARAGGAPVLRPVARVVFWGALAMAVTFGVGALFGTVVG, from the coding sequence GTGAGCCGGCTGCACACCGAAACGCACGCGATCGAGCGCATTGGCTGGCTGAGAGCCGCTGTACTTGGTGCCAATGACGGGATCGTTTCCACGGCAAGCCTGATGGTGGGCGTCGCCGGAGCTTCTGCTGGCAAGCCCGAAGTGCTGCTGGCTGGAGTCGCCGGTCTTGCCGCTGGCGCGCTGTCGATGGCGGCTGGCGAGTATGTCTCTGTCAGCTCGCAATCCGATACAGAGGCAGCGGACCTGGCGCGGGAGCGCACCGAACTTGCGACCCAGCCAGAGGCCGAACTCGCTGAACTGGCCGGCATTTACGAAGCACGCGGACTGTCGCCCGATCTGGCACGGCAGGTGGCGGAGGAACTGACCGCGCATGACGCGCTTGCGGCGCACGCCCGCGACGAACTGGCAATCAACGATCTTACCCGCGCGCGGCCATTGCAGGCGGCGCTTGCCTCAGCGGCTACCTTTGCGATCGGTGCCGGCTTGCCGCTGCTGGTTGGACTGCTGGTGCCGACCGCGCAGCTGACTTTGGCTGTAGTGATTTCGTCCTTACTTGCGCTGGCGGTTCTGGGTGTCCTGGCTGCAAGAGCGGGGGGCGCGCCGGTATTACGCCCGGTGGCGCGGGTCGTGTTCTGGGGGGCGCTGGCAATGGCGGTCACCTTCGGTGTCGGGGCACTGTTCGGAACCGTGGTTGGCTAG
- a CDS encoding TraB/GumN family protein, with the protein MLTPFRSIMLCCLAFAPPAFAQNSAPDVAASQNSIVVTAQRSGAPMWTIDTDSGTIILVGEIRAVSKSTPWLPDRLKEATAESQRVILRAAPKFSPGDVLRLIFRGGRFTKLPDGAVAADYLSPDQRARLAALEAEYDVDYDRRSLLMTSFDLLARRLDFDDETTDDATDVVRKAADRADVPITRPERFRGEDLLDSLAEADPASHIPCLEAAMGATEAGQEIIRARGDDWRKFDIPAVMDNPLEVALGRCWPWADDELGEEIRGQWVGMITDASREPGVTLAVVPLRVLAEEGGVLDLLEQEGFVIGGPVWR; encoded by the coding sequence ATGCTCACACCATTTCGCTCGATCATGCTGTGCTGTCTTGCATTTGCGCCGCCTGCTTTCGCCCAAAACTCCGCCCCTGACGTAGCCGCATCCCAAAATTCCATCGTTGTCACCGCGCAGCGTTCCGGTGCGCCGATGTGGACGATCGACACCGATAGCGGCACGATCATCCTCGTCGGTGAAATCCGCGCTGTTTCCAAATCGACCCCGTGGTTGCCGGATCGGCTCAAGGAAGCGACGGCGGAATCGCAGCGGGTGATCCTGCGGGCGGCGCCGAAATTCTCTCCCGGGGACGTGCTGCGCCTGATCTTTCGCGGCGGGCGCTTTACCAAATTGCCCGATGGCGCGGTGGCGGCGGATTATCTCTCGCCCGATCAGCGCGCGCGGCTGGCGGCGCTGGAGGCGGAATATGATGTCGATTACGATCGCCGTTCGCTGCTGATGACCAGCTTCGATCTGCTCGCCCGCCGGCTCGATTTCGATGACGAGACAACCGATGACGCCACCGATGTGGTGCGCAAGGCGGCGGACCGCGCCGATGTGCCGATCACGCGGCCCGAACGGTTCCGGGGCGAAGACCTGCTCGACAGCCTCGCCGAGGCGGACCCGGCGAGCCATATCCCCTGCCTCGAAGCGGCGATGGGTGCGACAGAGGCGGGGCAGGAGATCATCCGCGCTCGCGGCGATGACTGGCGCAAGTTCGACATTCCGGCGGTGATGGACAATCCGCTGGAGGTCGCGCTGGGCCGATGCTGGCCGTGGGCGGACGATGAGCTGGGAGAGGAGATCCGCGGCCAGTGGGTCGGCATGATCACCGATGCCTCGCGCGAACCGGGGGTGACGCTTGCCGTGGTGCCGCTGCGGGTGCTGGCGGAGGAGGGCGGCGTGCTCGATCTGCTGGAGCAAGAAGGTTTCGTGATCGGCGGCCCCGTCTGGCGCTGA
- a CDS encoding alpha/beta fold hydrolase: protein MPHIGANGLSLFYEDHGNPEHEPILLVMGLGAQLTLWPDEFVEALVAKSYRVIRFDNRDIGLSDKMEGARAPSVPWQVIRQKLGWPAKVPYTLTDMADDAAGLLDALDIARAHVVGASMGGMIAQLMAVHHSDKLLSLTSIMSTTGNPKLPQAEKHAIEALTAPLKSLDEDVVVEHGINIGRNIGSPGFPPDPERQRERVLARVRRSVYPPGLPRQLAAIIADGDRRARLSRITTPTLVLHGEDDPLVKLEAGQDTAKHIPGARLVTIPGWGHDLPIELVDRLANEIALHAKAARATTPLD from the coding sequence ATGCCGCACATCGGTGCGAACGGGCTTTCCTTGTTTTACGAGGATCACGGAAATCCCGAACATGAACCCATCCTGCTGGTCATGGGCCTTGGCGCGCAGCTGACGCTGTGGCCGGATGAATTCGTCGAGGCGCTGGTAGCGAAAAGCTATCGCGTGATCCGGTTCGACAATCGCGACATCGGCCTGTCCGACAAGATGGAAGGCGCGCGCGCTCCTTCGGTGCCATGGCAGGTGATCCGCCAGAAGCTCGGCTGGCCGGCCAAGGTGCCCTATACGCTGACCGACATGGCCGACGATGCCGCCGGGCTGCTCGATGCGCTCGACATTGCCCGCGCGCATGTCGTCGGCGCTTCGATGGGCGGAATGATCGCGCAGCTGATGGCGGTTCATCATTCGGACAAGCTGCTGTCGCTCACCTCGATCATGTCGACCACCGGCAATCCCAAGCTGCCGCAGGCGGAAAAGCACGCGATCGAGGCGCTGACAGCGCCGCTCAAATCGCTGGACGAGGATGTGGTTGTCGAACACGGCATAAACATCGGCCGGAACATCGGCAGCCCCGGCTTCCCGCCCGATCCAGAGCGCCAGCGCGAGCGCGTGCTCGCCAGGGTGCGTCGCAGCGTCTACCCGCCGGGTCTGCCGCGCCAGCTCGCCGCGATCATCGCCGATGGCGATCGCCGCGCCCGCCTGTCGCGCATCACCACGCCAACGCTGGTGCTGCATGGCGAGGATGATCCGCTGGTCAAGCTGGAAGCGGGGCAGGACACGGCAAAGCACATTCCGGGTGCCAGGCTGGTGACGATCCCCGGCTGGGGCCACGATCTGCCGATCGAGCTGGTTGACCGGCTGGCGAACGAGATCGCGCTGCACGCCAAGGCGGCACGGGCGACCACTCCGCTGGACTGA